The following proteins are co-located in the Labrys monachus genome:
- a CDS encoding ABC transporter permease yields the protein MTVAKAIDFLRSRREATVLAMFVAVFIALMLASPFFFTPRNLSNVARQVSVVGIASLGQALVIIAGGIDLSVGAAIGLSAVAGAMLSAATGLSVLAIVGALGVGALIGLVNGLLVTRIRINAFIATLGTLSVARGVALLITNGNPQRFDNWAAWLGYGNVAGVPVQFWLLVILTIVIWIFAVRTRPGRNIYAVGDNARAARLAGIDVEATRVLVFLISGCLAGLGGLLLGGMLTNANPNLGLGYELDVIAAVILGGVALTGGRGSIGGVVIGAGLMGLLRNAFVLLNVSGYWQTITIGLVVIVAVGADSINRLRDED from the coding sequence ATGACCGTGGCGAAAGCGATCGACTTCCTGCGCAGCCGGCGCGAGGCGACCGTCCTCGCCATGTTCGTCGCCGTCTTCATCGCCCTGATGCTGGCGAGCCCGTTCTTCTTCACGCCGCGCAACCTCTCCAACGTGGCGCGCCAGGTCTCGGTGGTCGGCATAGCCTCGCTCGGCCAGGCGCTGGTGATCATCGCCGGCGGCATCGACCTGTCGGTCGGCGCGGCGATCGGCCTGTCCGCCGTCGCCGGCGCGATGCTGTCGGCCGCCACCGGCCTGTCGGTCCTCGCCATCGTCGGCGCCCTCGGGGTGGGCGCGCTGATCGGCCTGGTCAACGGGCTGCTGGTCACCCGCATCCGCATCAACGCCTTCATCGCGACGCTCGGCACGCTCTCCGTCGCCCGCGGCGTCGCCCTGCTGATCACCAACGGCAACCCGCAGCGCTTCGACAATTGGGCCGCCTGGCTCGGCTACGGCAATGTCGCCGGCGTGCCCGTGCAGTTCTGGCTGCTGGTGATCCTAACGATCGTCATATGGATCTTCGCCGTCCGGACCCGCCCCGGCCGCAACATCTATGCGGTCGGCGACAATGCCCGCGCCGCACGCCTCGCGGGCATCGACGTCGAGGCGACGCGGGTGCTGGTGTTCCTGATCTCGGGATGCCTGGCCGGGCTCGGCGGGCTGCTGCTCGGCGGCATGCTCACCAATGCCAACCCCAATCTCGGCCTCGGCTACGAGCTCGACGTCATCGCGGCGGTCATTCTCGGCGGCGTGGCGCTGACCGGCGGCCGCGGCTCGATCGGCGGCGTCGTCATCGGCGCCGGCCTGATGGGGCTGCTGCGCAACGCCTTCGTCCTGCTCAACGTCTCCGGCTATTGGCAGACCATCACCATCGGCCTCGTCGTCATCGTCGCCGTCGGCGCCGACAGCATCAACCGCCTGCGCGACGAGGACTGA
- a CDS encoding enoyl-CoA hydratase/isomerase family protein, with protein sequence MTENVLFDIDGAVATITLNRPQKLNAVTQAMADAVVDAVTACNGSDTIRCVIVTGAGERAFCAGSDIRDLDGYDTPWKFRNRPDYCDAIRHLLKPSIAAVNGYAFGGGLETAMSCDIRLASENAQFAAPEIKLGWIGGGGMATALAHSVGPSNAALMIMTGDPIDAEQALRWGLVSEVLPPAGLLGRARALAATIASRAPIAAETAKLNLKAAYAMSTEQAIAYERDLQTVCFATEDATEGRAAFKEKRLPVFRRR encoded by the coding sequence CATCACCCTCAACCGCCCGCAGAAGCTGAACGCCGTCACCCAGGCGATGGCCGATGCGGTGGTGGACGCGGTGACGGCCTGCAACGGATCCGACACCATCCGCTGCGTCATCGTCACCGGCGCGGGCGAACGCGCCTTCTGCGCCGGCTCCGACATCCGCGACCTCGACGGCTACGACACGCCGTGGAAGTTCCGCAACCGGCCGGATTACTGCGACGCCATCCGCCATCTGCTCAAGCCCTCGATCGCCGCCGTCAACGGCTATGCCTTCGGCGGCGGCCTGGAGACGGCGATGAGCTGCGACATCCGCCTCGCCTCCGAGAACGCGCAATTCGCCGCGCCCGAGATCAAGCTCGGCTGGATCGGCGGCGGCGGCATGGCGACCGCGCTCGCCCATTCGGTCGGCCCGTCCAACGCCGCCCTGATGATCATGACGGGCGATCCGATCGACGCGGAGCAGGCCTTGCGCTGGGGCCTCGTCAGCGAGGTCCTGCCGCCCGCCGGCCTGCTCGGGCGCGCCCGCGCGCTCGCCGCGACCATCGCCAGCCGGGCGCCGATCGCCGCCGAGACGGCCAAGCTCAACCTCAAGGCAGCCTATGCCATGTCGACGGAGCAGGCGATCGCCTATGAGCGCGACCTGCAGACCGTCTGCTTCGCCACCGAGGACGCGACGGAAGGACGGGCGGCCTTCAAGGAAAAGCGCCTGCCGGTCTTCCGGCGGCGCTGA